The Stygiolobus azoricus genome window below encodes:
- a CDS encoding nucleotidyltransferase family protein, producing MRIGAVILAAGEANRFGSNKLIKEVYGVPIIRRVVSAVEGIDKVIVVGKYYQELMRILEDQVVLYNPYWSKGMSTSLKLGIRFFQDYDGVIVLLGDMPFITRDTVNRIIQSFTVDCDIVVPTHKGVRGNPVLLHKRTFPLIMNLEGDIGARAIMDKVKKICYVESGEEVLIDVDTPSDLTSKKHP from the coding sequence ATGAGAATCGGAGCTGTAATTCTAGCTGCAGGTGAAGCTAATAGGTTTGGTTCTAACAAACTAATTAAGGAAGTTTACGGAGTGCCTATTATTAGAAGAGTAGTAAGTGCTGTTGAAGGCATAGATAAAGTAATTGTAGTGGGGAAATACTACCAAGAGTTGATGAGAATATTGGAAGACCAAGTAGTATTGTACAACCCTTATTGGAGTAAGGGAATGTCTACTTCATTAAAACTCGGGATAAGGTTCTTTCAAGACTATGATGGAGTTATTGTACTCCTTGGGGATATGCCGTTTATTACTAGGGATACCGTAAATAGGATAATCCAATCATTCACTGTGGACTGTGATATAGTAGTACCTACACACAAAGGAGTTAGAGGGAACCCAGTACTATTGCACAAAAGGACTTTCCCCCTGATCATGAATCTGGAGGGAGATATAGGAGCTAGGGCTATAATGGATAAGGTTAAAAAAATATGTTACGTTGAGAGCGGTGAAGAAGTCCTTATTGACGTGGATACTCCTTCTGACTTAACCTCAAAGAAGCATCCTTAA
- the cutC gene encoding glyceraldehyde dehydrogenase subunit gamma: protein MKIIEKDQKAKITLKVNGEVHEVEVEPRRLLVHVLRDLGYTDVHIGCDTSNCGACTVIMNGRSVKSCTVLAVEADGADILTVEGLSKDGKLHPIQEAFWDNHGLQCGYCTPGMIMEAYWLLKENPNPSEEEIREGISGNLCRCTGYQNIVKAIKDASLRLSQKEYPRQ from the coding sequence ATGAAGATAATTGAGAAAGACCAAAAGGCTAAGATAACTTTGAAGGTAAACGGAGAAGTTCACGAGGTGGAGGTAGAGCCTAGAAGACTATTGGTACACGTTTTAAGAGACTTAGGATATACAGACGTTCATATCGGATGTGATACTTCTAATTGTGGGGCATGTACTGTAATAATGAACGGAAGATCCGTTAAGTCATGCACAGTTCTGGCAGTAGAGGCTGATGGTGCTGATATACTAACTGTCGAAGGTCTTAGCAAAGACGGGAAGCTACATCCGATACAAGAGGCTTTCTGGGACAATCACGGTTTACAGTGCGGTTACTGTACTCCGGGTATGATAATGGAGGCTTACTGGTTACTTAAAGAGAATCCCAACCCGTCAGAGGAGGAAATCAGAGAAGGTATATCAGGTAATTTATGCAGGTGTACTGGGTATCAAAACATAGTAAAGGCTATTAAGGATGCTTCTTTGAGGTTAAGTCAGAAGGAGTATCCACGTCAATAA
- the taw21 gene encoding tRNA 4-demethylwyosine(37)-methyltransferase Taw21 has protein sequence MIEKLAKELGLWKKVEVVGDIAIIGIPFDKDVEEVRKLAEVILEKIPYVKSVWGKYRDIKGDFRLSTTVHLAGEKRSETIYKEYGCRFFLDISKVFYSSKLSYEHIRVAKLVRKGEVIINMFSGYGPFSILSYVIGGASTVYSIDINPFAYYYMMANVDLNKAFGVIPIYGDAFKKMDYLPYNVDRILAPLPEKAEEAYEVAIPHLKPGGILHLYTEIEGNDPISIAKSKYPNVVFARIVRSVKPKVYHVVVDIKK, from the coding sequence TTGATAGAAAAACTGGCGAAAGAACTAGGTCTCTGGAAAAAGGTTGAGGTAGTAGGAGACATCGCCATAATCGGAATCCCTTTTGACAAAGACGTTGAAGAAGTAAGAAAGTTAGCGGAAGTAATTCTCGAAAAAATTCCTTACGTTAAGTCAGTGTGGGGTAAGTATAGGGACATTAAAGGGGACTTCAGACTATCAACAACAGTCCATTTAGCCGGTGAGAAAAGGAGTGAGACTATTTATAAAGAGTACGGGTGTAGGTTCTTCCTAGACATAAGCAAGGTTTTTTATTCATCTAAACTTTCCTACGAGCACATAAGGGTTGCAAAACTTGTGAGGAAAGGGGAAGTAATCATAAATATGTTCTCAGGCTATGGACCGTTTTCGATACTTTCTTACGTTATAGGTGGTGCCTCAACTGTCTATTCTATTGACATCAATCCTTTTGCTTATTATTATATGATGGCTAACGTTGATCTAAACAAGGCTTTCGGGGTTATCCCTATTTACGGAGACGCTTTTAAGAAAATGGATTATCTCCCGTATAATGTAGATAGAATATTGGCTCCTCTCCCAGAGAAGGCTGAAGAAGCTTATGAGGTAGCTATACCTCATTTGAAGCCAGGTGGGATATTGCACTTATACACTGAAATAGAGGGCAACGACCCTATTAGTATAGCAAAGAGTAAATACCCTAACGTAGTCTTTGCTAGGATTGTAAGGAGTGTGAAACCAAAAGTTTATCATGTAGTTGTTGACATTAAAAAGTAA
- a CDS encoding carbohydrate kinase family protein has protein sequence MKPIHLSVGRINIDIIVKLDKFPQPDEPLTTDILEIQPGGAAVNYAIAVNKLGHSVKILAKVGKDSLVIRPILEKLAETGVGLDYVEEVNAPQSMALILLRSDGKVSIVRKLGSSLLLSNEDVRKYFGMFDVIHFASVPPEIVIRDPSSKLISYDPGPNSGKLNSELDVDILYLNEKESNSVNINNLRKVNLIIIKMGEKGARVISQDKECEVEAYKVDHVIDTTGAGDVFDATFNYAYMEGYSLEESLRLAVISSALKITKLGGTSSPTLSEILNALKSYTPSVYCK, from the coding sequence TTGAAACCCATACATCTTTCAGTTGGTAGAATTAACATAGATATAATAGTAAAGTTAGATAAATTTCCTCAGCCTGACGAACCTCTTACTACCGACATTCTTGAAATTCAGCCCGGTGGTGCAGCTGTAAATTACGCTATAGCGGTCAATAAACTAGGTCATAGCGTTAAGATTTTAGCCAAAGTGGGGAAGGACTCACTTGTCATAAGACCTATACTCGAAAAACTTGCGGAGACCGGTGTGGGCTTGGACTATGTAGAAGAGGTAAATGCACCCCAAAGTATGGCTTTAATTCTTCTGAGGAGTGATGGAAAAGTCTCAATTGTTAGGAAGTTAGGCTCTTCGTTACTTCTATCAAATGAAGACGTGAGAAAGTACTTCGGGATGTTTGATGTGATTCACTTCGCCTCCGTACCTCCTGAAATCGTGATCAGAGATCCTAGCTCGAAGTTAATCAGCTATGACCCAGGGCCAAACAGTGGAAAGCTTAATTCTGAACTGGACGTAGATATACTCTACCTAAACGAGAAGGAGAGCAACTCCGTAAACATAAACAATTTGCGGAAAGTGAACTTAATCATAATAAAAATGGGTGAAAAAGGTGCTAGGGTAATATCCCAAGATAAGGAGTGTGAGGTAGAGGCTTATAAAGTAGACCATGTAATTGATACTACTGGTGCGGGAGACGTATTTGATGCAACGTTTAATTATGCGTATATGGAGGGTTATAGTCTAGAGGAGTCATTAAGACTCGCGGTAATTTCTTCAGCGTTAAAAATAACAAAATTAGGAGGAACATCTTCTCCCACTCTAAGCGAGATCCTAAACGCATTAAAATCTTACACTCCAAGTGTATATTGTAAATGA
- a CDS encoding DNA polymerase IV, producing MIVLFVDFDYFFAQVEEVLNPQYKGRPVIVCVYSGRTKTSGAVATGNYEARKLGVKAGIPIIKAMELAPSAIFLPMRKEVYQEVSNRIMNGILRKYTSKLEIASIDEAYLNITDKVKDFDEAYALGKKIKEEIFEKEKLTVTIGIAPNKVFAKIIADKNKPNGLAVLKPEDVQSFLQSLDIDEIPGIGKMLTDKLKEMGVNKLVDVLNFDFTKLEREIGRSKATYLVKLAQNRYNEPVEDKTKKPHGRILTLPYNTRKPEVILPHLKRAADEAYSKVQGVPMKITVVAIMEDLDIVSKGKKFKHGINKEKAYEKAFELLKQILEEDDRKIRRIGVRLDDVIKTRGLDQFF from the coding sequence ATGATTGTGCTCTTCGTGGACTTTGACTACTTTTTCGCCCAAGTAGAAGAGGTACTTAACCCCCAGTATAAGGGCAGGCCGGTAATTGTCTGCGTTTACTCGGGAAGGACTAAGACCAGTGGTGCTGTGGCTACAGGCAATTACGAGGCTAGAAAACTGGGAGTAAAGGCTGGGATACCAATAATTAAGGCGATGGAGTTAGCCCCTTCCGCTATATTTTTACCCATGAGGAAGGAGGTCTACCAAGAGGTTTCTAATAGGATTATGAACGGAATACTCAGGAAATACACCTCAAAGCTCGAAATAGCGAGTATTGACGAAGCATACTTAAATATAACAGATAAAGTGAAGGACTTTGATGAAGCTTACGCCCTAGGTAAGAAAATAAAAGAGGAGATATTTGAGAAGGAAAAACTAACAGTGACTATAGGAATTGCCCCTAATAAAGTATTTGCTAAAATAATAGCTGATAAGAATAAACCGAATGGGTTAGCCGTGCTAAAGCCAGAGGACGTTCAGTCTTTCCTCCAAAGCCTGGACATTGACGAAATACCGGGGATAGGAAAGATGTTGACTGACAAACTGAAAGAAATGGGGGTTAACAAGCTAGTTGATGTCTTGAACTTTGACTTCACGAAGTTAGAAAGGGAAATAGGTAGGTCTAAGGCAACTTATTTGGTCAAATTAGCTCAGAACAGATACAATGAACCGGTGGAGGACAAGACCAAAAAGCCTCACGGTAGGATTTTAACATTACCGTATAATACGAGAAAGCCCGAAGTAATACTACCTCACCTTAAGAGAGCTGCAGACGAGGCTTATAGCAAAGTTCAAGGCGTTCCTATGAAGATAACAGTTGTGGCAATAATGGAGGACTTAGACATCGTAAGCAAAGGAAAGAAGTTTAAACATGGGATCAATAAGGAAAAAGCATATGAAAAAGCGTTCGAACTACTCAAACAGATCCTCGAGGAGGACGATAGAAAAATACGTAGAATAGGAGTTAGGTTAGATGACGTGATTAAGACCAGAGGGTTAGACCAGTTCTTCTAA
- the cutB gene encoding glyceraldehyde dehydrogenase subunit beta: MYPPKIGYVIPDSIEEAIEFLQQHEDARPLAGGHSLIPALKLRIIRPSYLVEIRRFQQLNYVKREGNIYKIGALTTHYDMIKSNVPLLSDAAKTIGDPQVRNMGTIGGVISHLDPAADYPASLIAMDAKVLIRGKKGQRLVDFKDFAKDMFTPDLNPGELVTEIQVPAFDGYKFSYQKLERRAGDYAIVGVAVLLKVNGSRIEDARIGLTAVNNIAVRAKGAEEELIGKELTEEVVEKASTRAMESANPTSDIRGSAEYKKKMVKVLVKRGINQALGGVRK, encoded by the coding sequence GTGTATCCTCCTAAGATAGGTTATGTAATTCCCGATAGTATAGAGGAAGCGATAGAGTTCTTACAACAACATGAAGATGCAAGACCTTTAGCTGGCGGGCATAGCTTAATACCTGCTTTAAAGCTCAGGATTATAAGACCTTCTTATTTAGTAGAAATAAGAAGATTTCAACAACTTAACTACGTGAAAAGAGAAGGAAATATCTATAAAATAGGTGCATTAACTACCCATTACGACATGATAAAATCCAATGTACCACTACTAAGTGATGCGGCAAAAACGATCGGAGATCCCCAAGTTAGGAATATGGGAACAATAGGCGGTGTTATATCACACCTAGACCCGGCTGCAGATTACCCTGCTTCTTTGATAGCAATGGACGCTAAGGTCTTAATAAGAGGCAAGAAAGGTCAGAGGTTAGTTGACTTCAAGGACTTCGCAAAAGACATGTTTACACCAGATTTAAACCCTGGAGAACTTGTGACAGAAATACAAGTTCCGGCCTTTGATGGTTACAAGTTTTCATATCAAAAGCTAGAAAGAAGGGCTGGCGACTACGCAATAGTAGGTGTTGCGGTCCTTCTGAAGGTAAACGGAAGTAGAATCGAGGATGCAAGAATAGGCTTAACTGCTGTAAACAATATAGCAGTTAGAGCAAAGGGTGCAGAAGAAGAGTTAATAGGAAAGGAACTCACTGAAGAAGTCGTCGAGAAAGCATCGACAAGGGCTATGGAGAGTGCAAACCCTACTTCGGACATAAGGGGATCAGCTGAGTATAAGAAAAAGATGGTTAAAGTATTAGTTAAGAGGGGTATAAATCAAGCTTTAGGAGGTGTTCGTAAATGA
- a CDS encoding CoxG family protein: protein MKYEGEVPVQVSAEELWNFVTKPESMASCFPGIKSLTKEGDEYRVVGTAGIGFIKGEYKALVRFVNIDNAKKTLSLIAKGNGLNSNVDINAILQVLDNPVRLKYSADVKVGGVLASIGARLMDSAVGKIVNDLFECVKTKVK, encoded by the coding sequence ATGAAATATGAAGGAGAAGTTCCGGTTCAGGTAAGTGCTGAAGAGCTTTGGAATTTCGTGACAAAACCAGAAAGCATGGCTTCTTGCTTCCCCGGGATAAAGAGTTTAACTAAGGAAGGTGACGAGTATAGAGTAGTAGGAACAGCTGGAATAGGTTTCATAAAGGGAGAGTATAAGGCGTTAGTTCGTTTTGTTAACATAGACAATGCTAAGAAAACCCTTAGCTTAATCGCAAAAGGAAATGGGTTAAACAGCAACGTAGATATTAATGCAATTTTACAAGTTTTAGATAATCCAGTTAGGTTAAAGTATTCTGCCGACGTAAAAGTCGGAGGTGTTCTTGCCTCGATAGGGGCGAGATTAATGGACTCAGCTGTAGGTAAGATAGTGAACGACTTGTTTGAGTGCGTGAAAACTAAGGTGAAGTGA
- a CDS encoding GTPBP1 family GTP-binding protein, with the protein MRYPKENEIGKIEYKLLINSKDENRLQSLATQMKYRLEEGGGEAFYVIGVSDDGDVLGLSKEDLESSIEILDKIASAVNAKVVHKRIVEVKKGRYIGEVLIRLFKDKIPVQVNVAVMGHVNAGKSTLTGALVLGKLDDGNGTLRAMVARHVHEVLTGRTSSITLRLLGFNDKGTIVNWNLRDPLDEAEITLKSTKIVRLIDLGGHERYLRTTLKGLLGYEVDYVMLVVGTDDGLSAMGKEHLAIASILKFPVFIVITKIDKYDEKRVQDIVNDIRNVLKIPGINRLVMEVESDEDLLNAILAMKSKRVVPIFKVSNVTGKGLDILSKFLNMLPPKPKVTSDDNQPPLVYIDEIYNVSGVGTVVLGSVIRGNVKINDSCYIGPTKLGEFKLVKIKSIQLNRVFVDSVNAGSIATFAVQGVDKENLRKGMVLTVEKPKSYKKFKARIVVLHHPTTIKEGYVATLHLYTIRQAVKFREISSRYLRTGDTAEVVMEFLYRPEYIEKGQIFVFREGRTRGLGIVTELLE; encoded by the coding sequence ATGAGGTATCCTAAAGAGAACGAGATCGGTAAGATAGAGTATAAACTTTTAATAAATAGCAAAGACGAGAATAGATTACAATCTCTCGCTACACAAATGAAATACAGACTTGAAGAAGGAGGAGGAGAAGCGTTTTACGTAATCGGAGTAAGCGATGATGGAGACGTTTTGGGGTTAAGTAAAGAGGACTTAGAAAGTAGCATTGAAATTCTAGATAAAATTGCTTCGGCAGTTAATGCTAAAGTAGTACACAAGAGAATTGTCGAAGTAAAAAAAGGACGATATATAGGAGAAGTGCTCATAAGGTTATTCAAGGATAAGATCCCCGTCCAAGTTAATGTAGCAGTAATGGGTCATGTAAATGCCGGAAAGAGTACTTTGACCGGTGCACTAGTATTAGGAAAACTTGATGATGGTAACGGTACACTGAGGGCTATGGTAGCCCGACACGTACACGAGGTTTTGACTGGGAGAACTTCCTCAATTACTTTAAGGCTTCTCGGATTTAACGATAAGGGAACAATTGTTAACTGGAACTTGAGAGATCCTCTGGACGAAGCGGAAATAACGTTAAAAAGTACGAAGATAGTGAGACTTATAGACCTAGGCGGTCACGAGAGGTACCTCAGAACAACTCTGAAGGGATTATTAGGATACGAAGTAGATTATGTAATGCTCGTAGTGGGGACGGACGACGGATTGTCCGCCATGGGAAAAGAGCATTTAGCTATTGCATCAATACTTAAGTTCCCGGTGTTCATAGTCATAACAAAAATCGACAAATACGACGAAAAGAGAGTACAAGATATAGTAAATGACATAAGAAACGTGCTTAAGATTCCAGGGATTAACAGGCTTGTCATGGAGGTAGAATCAGATGAGGACTTATTAAACGCTATCCTAGCCATGAAGAGTAAGAGAGTAGTGCCGATCTTTAAAGTGTCAAACGTAACCGGGAAGGGACTCGACATACTGAGTAAGTTCCTGAACATGCTACCACCAAAGCCCAAGGTCACAAGTGATGATAACCAGCCTCCTCTAGTTTATATAGACGAAATATATAACGTGAGCGGAGTAGGAACTGTAGTACTAGGTTCAGTAATAAGGGGGAACGTAAAAATAAATGATAGTTGTTATATAGGTCCTACTAAACTGGGAGAGTTTAAGCTAGTTAAAATCAAGTCGATTCAGTTGAACAGAGTATTTGTTGACTCTGTCAATGCAGGAAGTATAGCGACTTTTGCAGTTCAAGGAGTGGATAAGGAGAACCTGAGAAAAGGAATGGTACTAACAGTGGAAAAACCCAAAAGCTACAAGAAGTTTAAGGCTAGAATAGTAGTACTTCATCACCCTACTACAATCAAGGAGGGATACGTGGCTACCTTGCATCTATACACAATTAGACAAGCAGTGAAATTCCGTGAAATTTCCTCAAGATATCTTAGGACTGGTGACACAGCAGAAGTGGTGATGGAGTTCCTATACAGGCCGGAATATATAGAGAAGGGGCAGATATTCGTTTTTAGAGAAGGTAGGACTAGAGGTCTTGGGATAGTAACCGAGTTACTAGAGTGA
- a CDS encoding SRPBCC domain-containing protein, which translates to MEISGEVKIKNVDKAKEFLSSYQNLINCIPGVTEIKGKEFTARAKIGFLTVETKAQVKSFEFRDNESVSVIEVEGVGVTSTIISRVKIDNDKLIYKIEYEVQVTIKGLEKLVEKQAHKIAEDIITCTKQRIDE; encoded by the coding sequence TTGGAGATAAGTGGAGAAGTGAAAATAAAGAATGTGGATAAAGCAAAAGAGTTCCTTAGTTCTTATCAGAACTTAATTAATTGTATTCCAGGGGTAACTGAAATAAAAGGAAAAGAGTTTACTGCAAGAGCAAAGATCGGTTTTTTGACAGTAGAGACTAAGGCTCAAGTGAAGTCCTTTGAGTTTAGGGATAATGAGTCTGTGTCTGTTATCGAAGTTGAAGGAGTTGGAGTAACCTCTACGATTATCAGTCGAGTCAAGATCGACAATGACAAGTTGATATATAAAATAGAATATGAGGTACAGGTTACTATTAAAGGCCTGGAGAAACTTGTAGAGAAGCAAGCACATAAAATTGCAGAGGACATAATAACATGTACTAAACAAAGAATAGATGAATAA
- a CDS encoding alcohol dehydrogenase catalytic domain-containing protein has translation MKAAVFLEKGRPLQIMDVPEPKLNPGEILLRVKASGLCHGDIHLIFGEWENDITVKTPVILGHEIVGEVVEGGNKFKRGDQVLVYSSIGCGRCKYCRRGDRQFCESVRVIGVHTDGGFAEYVKVPSEEYLFKVSGNYISAAPLADAGITAYNATKGIGEGDRVLVIGVGSVALLAIQLLKLKNAEVTVIGRNLIRLSKAESLGADEVLAMKKKDPPFSPVAGKKFDYVLDFVGNDQTLEDAPWLLSREGELRIIGEYGGHLQIPEQLIVLRGLRMRGILYGNMDDMVEVIKLFEAGKLKTLSVPYKLEEINEAINDLLEERIVGRAVILP, from the coding sequence ATGAAGGCGGCTGTTTTTTTAGAAAAAGGTAGGCCCCTTCAAATAATGGACGTGCCTGAGCCGAAACTAAACCCTGGTGAGATCCTTTTAAGAGTTAAGGCTTCTGGGCTCTGTCACGGTGACATTCACTTAATTTTCGGTGAATGGGAGAACGACATAACCGTGAAGACTCCCGTCATCTTGGGGCATGAAATAGTAGGTGAGGTTGTGGAAGGAGGTAACAAGTTCAAGAGAGGGGATCAAGTTCTCGTATACAGCTCGATAGGTTGCGGTAGGTGTAAGTACTGTAGAAGGGGAGATAGGCAGTTTTGTGAGTCCGTGAGAGTCATAGGGGTTCATACGGACGGAGGGTTTGCAGAATATGTAAAAGTTCCCTCTGAGGAGTACTTATTCAAAGTAAGCGGAAATTACATATCCGCAGCACCTTTAGCTGATGCTGGAATAACTGCCTATAATGCCACGAAAGGGATAGGGGAAGGAGATAGAGTATTGGTGATAGGGGTAGGATCAGTAGCTTTACTGGCTATTCAACTACTTAAATTGAAAAACGCTGAGGTCACCGTAATAGGGAGGAATTTGATAAGGTTGAGTAAGGCGGAGAGTTTGGGAGCCGATGAAGTATTAGCGATGAAAAAGAAAGACCCTCCATTCTCTCCAGTAGCCGGAAAGAAATTCGACTATGTACTGGATTTCGTTGGAAACGATCAAACGCTTGAAGACGCTCCTTGGTTATTAAGTAGAGAAGGGGAATTAAGAATAATCGGTGAATACGGTGGTCATTTACAAATCCCTGAACAACTAATAGTCTTAAGGGGGTTAAGGATGAGGGGAATATTATATGGTAATATGGATGATATGGTTGAGGTAATTAAGCTATTTGAAGCTGGAAAGCTCAAAACTTTATCGGTTCCCTATAAACTTGAGGAGATTAATGAGGCAATAAACGATCTTCTAGAGGAGAGAATAGTTGGAAGGGCTGTTATTTTGCCTTAA
- a CDS encoding glutamine synthetase family protein — MIRDEVLEILKSGKVDYVRVVFVDILGNIRGRSLRRAEFEKVLEGKGVEYSESLLFLDYRDTPIKHTYGDMFAQPDISTFAIIPYLERTARVMSYLTESDGSPHNLCTRSLLNRSMEKLMDSGIKLEVAFEPTFYLINFKDGKPLPADEARAFSLEGLMEQQNFLRDLIKNLESVNTQVQYINKHYGPGQYEITFTMSNALTASDSLVTAREIIRDTARYYKLYSTFMPKPFRNYPSSSMDVYIKLLDLTGRPIGIDVNDPKGLGLSKTFYNFLAGILDHIGSIMTIAAPTVNSYKRFKEIVTPTIAGIGNERHYIIRIPSTYKDYGVIEFRLADPLANPYLLLSAIIHAGLDGIERGLDVDVNYSVVTLPTSLRGAINSLDRDTKLKYALGQDLINTFIEIKRKELDDYENEITDWEILAYLKSGW; from the coding sequence TTGATCAGGGATGAAGTACTGGAGATACTAAAATCCGGAAAAGTAGACTATGTAAGGGTAGTCTTCGTTGATATTTTAGGAAATATAAGAGGAAGATCTTTAAGGAGGGCAGAGTTCGAAAAGGTATTAGAGGGAAAGGGAGTCGAGTATTCCGAGTCATTACTGTTTCTCGATTATAGAGATACACCGATAAAACACACATATGGTGATATGTTCGCGCAGCCCGACATCTCAACCTTTGCTATTATTCCCTACTTAGAAAGGACGGCTAGAGTAATGAGCTATTTGACTGAAAGTGATGGCTCTCCCCATAACCTTTGCACAAGGTCTCTCCTTAATCGTTCCATGGAGAAGTTGATGGACAGTGGAATAAAACTGGAAGTCGCCTTTGAACCGACCTTTTACCTTATAAACTTCAAGGACGGGAAACCTCTACCTGCAGATGAAGCAAGAGCGTTCTCTCTTGAAGGGCTTATGGAACAACAGAATTTCTTAAGGGATTTAATTAAAAATCTTGAGAGTGTCAATACTCAGGTTCAATACATCAATAAACACTATGGACCAGGTCAGTACGAAATTACCTTCACGATGTCAAATGCATTAACCGCTTCTGACTCTTTAGTTACTGCTAGAGAAATAATACGCGACACCGCAAGGTATTATAAGTTGTACTCCACCTTCATGCCAAAGCCCTTTAGGAATTACCCGAGTAGCAGTATGGACGTTTACATTAAGCTCTTGGATTTAACTGGGAGGCCCATTGGTATCGACGTTAACGACCCGAAAGGATTGGGATTGAGCAAAACTTTCTATAACTTTTTGGCAGGTATACTTGATCATATAGGCTCAATAATGACTATTGCAGCCCCTACTGTAAACTCATATAAGAGATTTAAAGAGATAGTTACACCAACAATCGCTGGCATAGGAAACGAGAGGCACTACATAATAAGGATCCCGTCAACGTATAAGGATTACGGGGTAATCGAGTTCAGGTTGGCAGATCCCCTAGCAAATCCATATTTACTTCTATCCGCAATCATTCACGCGGGTCTAGACGGAATAGAAAGAGGTTTAGACGTAGATGTTAATTACAGCGTAGTAACATTACCGACGAGTTTAAGGGGGGCTATTAACAGCCTAGATCGTGACACCAAGTTAAAATATGCACTGGGTCAAGACCTCATTAACACGTTTATAGAGATTAAAAGGAAGGAGTTAGATGATTACGAGAACGAGATAACAGATTGGGAGATACTCGCATATCTTAAGTCGGGATGGTAA
- the rtcA gene encoding RNA 3'-terminal phosphate cyclase has protein sequence MIEIDGSYGEGGGQILRTSLTLSALTKKPFRIYNVRAKRQKPGLQRQHLTAVEAVKALTNAKTKGDFVGSTELIFEPQDIVESGHFTFNIGTAGSVTLVLQTVLPIILNRKIEIRLIGGTDVPKSPTIDYIRLVFLPLLTKIGIRGDINVVKRGHYPEGGGEVIIKNFKADPTSFSINTFGKLVRIIGISHVSSLPSHIAERQKTSAMSILAKLGVEVSIDLDIRENEISKGSGITLSAIGENSIIGADSLGERGKRAEVVGEEAAELLVKELKTGAATDSHMGDMLMLYASLYGGEYTSSYLTQHARTNAEIIKKFLNVSVEIIGESPYLFKAK, from the coding sequence ATGATCGAGATAGATGGATCTTACGGTGAAGGTGGAGGTCAAATACTCAGAACATCATTGACACTATCGGCTCTAACAAAAAAACCTTTTAGGATCTACAACGTTAGAGCTAAAAGACAGAAACCTGGGTTACAGAGACAACACTTGACAGCCGTAGAAGCTGTTAAGGCTTTGACCAACGCTAAGACCAAGGGAGACTTCGTGGGTTCAACTGAACTCATTTTTGAGCCTCAGGATATTGTTGAATCAGGACACTTCACATTTAATATAGGCACTGCTGGAAGCGTTACCCTAGTGCTTCAAACAGTATTGCCAATCATCCTTAACAGAAAAATAGAGATAAGGCTAATCGGAGGGACAGATGTACCTAAGTCTCCTACTATCGACTATATAAGGCTTGTGTTCCTGCCATTACTTACCAAAATAGGAATAAGAGGAGACATTAACGTTGTCAAAAGAGGTCATTACCCAGAAGGGGGTGGTGAGGTTATAATAAAGAACTTTAAGGCTGATCCTACATCCTTTTCTATAAACACCTTTGGAAAACTGGTAAGGATAATAGGAATTTCACATGTGTCCTCACTCCCATCTCATATAGCTGAAAGGCAGAAAACTTCTGCGATGTCAATTCTCGCCAAACTGGGAGTTGAGGTCTCGATCGATTTAGACATAAGAGAGAATGAGATTAGTAAGGGGAGTGGGATAACCCTCAGTGCAATAGGAGAGAACAGTATTATTGGTGCAGACTCTTTAGGAGAAAGAGGAAAGAGAGCAGAGGTTGTAGGAGAGGAGGCTGCAGAGCTCCTAGTCAAAGAGTTGAAGACTGGTGCTGCAACCGACAGTCATATGGGAGATATGTTAATGCTTTACGCTTCACTGTACGGTGGAGAGTATACATCATCATATTTAACTCAACATGCAAGGACTAATGCCGAAATAATAAAGAAGTTTCTAAACGTAAGCGTTGAAATAATAGGTGAATCACCATACTTATTTAAGGCAAAATAA